The Streptomyces sp. NBC_01439 genome contains the following window.
CAGCTCGCCCGCCGACCGCCGCCGCTGGCTGGCGCTCGCCATCGTGATGACCGCGGCCTTCATGGACCTGGTCGACGTCACGATCGTCAACATAGCCATCCGCACCATGCGCGAGGACTTCGGCGCCTCCACCAGCGCGATCCAGTGGATCACCGCGGGCTACGCCCTCGCCTTCGCGGCGGGCCTGATCACCGGTGGCCGCCTCGGTGACATCTACGGCCGCAAGCGCGTCTTCCTCATCGGCATCGCCGGGTTCACGGCGGCCTCGCTGCTCTGCGGCATCGCCGCCAACCCGGACGTGCTCGTCATGGCCCGACTGCTGCAGGGCGGTATGGCCGCCCTGATGGTGCCGCAGGTCCTGGCGATCATCCACGTCACCTTCCCGCCGCAGGAGCGCGGCAAGGTCTTCGGCATGTTCGGCGCGATCGTGGGCCTGGCGGCCGTCTCGGGTCCGCTGCTCGGCGCACTGCTCATCGAATGGGACCTCTTCGGTCTCGGATGGCGCCCGATCTTCCTGATCAACCTGCCCGTCGGCATCATGGGCGTGATCCTGGGACGCAAGTTCATCGCCGAGTCCAAGGCACCCAAGGCGCTGCGCCTGGACCTGGTCGGCGTCGTCCTCGCCACCCTCGCCATGGTCCTGCTGATCTTCCCGCTGACCCACGGCCACGAGAACGACTGGCCGCTGTGGGGCTTCGTCTGCATGGGCGCGGCGCCCTTCGTCTTCGCCGCCTTCATCACGTACGAGAAGTACAAGATCAAGAAGGATGGCTCCCCGCTCGTCGAGCTCTCCCTCTTCAAGGTCAAGAGCTTCGCCGGCGGCATCGCCGTCCAGCTGACCTTCGGCATCGCCACCGGCATCTTCTTCCTGGTCTGGACGATGTACATGCAGATGGGCCTCGGCTGGAGCGTGCTGCGCGCGGGTCTCACCGGCATCCCGTTCTCCATCGCGGTCTCGGTCGCCGCCGGCCTCTCGGTCGAGAAGCTCGTCCCCCGCTTCGGCCGCAAGGTGCTCCAGGCCGGCGCGCTGGTCATGGCCGCCGGTCTGCTCCTCTACATCTGGGAGTCGCAGCACTACGGCATGGAGATCGCCCCCTGGCAGATGGCCGCCCCGCTGATCGTCATGGGCGTCGGCATGGGCCTGATCGTGGCCCCGCTGAACGACACGGTGCTCTCCGAAGTGCCGCGCGAGCACGCCGGATCCGCCTCGGGTCTGATCAACACCACCGGCCAGATGGGCAACGCGCTGGGTCTCGCCCTGACCTCCGTCGTCTTCTTCGGGCTGATCGACGACGACATGGTCTTCGGTCCGCCGTACGTGGAGGCCTTCCGCGGCGCGCTCTGGTGGGTCGTGGCCGTACTCTTCGTGATCTTCGCGGTGATGTTCGTCCTGCCGCGCAGGGCGCTCCCGATGGAGGAGCGCGAGGGCGCCGCCGAGCACGCCGGTCGCACTCCGGAGAAGGTCCCGGCCGGCTGAGCCGGGCCGCACGTACCGCCGAACGGACATGTCCGCCCTCCCGGGCGGGCATGTCCGTTCTCCTTTTCCCTCCGCCCCGCCCGCGGTCCCGCAGCGGGTGACGGGGTCAGGACTTGGGCAGGGCCACGGTGTTGACGTAGGCGGTGCCGTTGGCCGAGAAGCCCTTCACGGCCTTCTCGACCTCCGCGGTCGGCACGGCCTTGTCGGCCTGGTAGTAGAGCCAGTCGACCCGCATGTCCCAGGTGCGCGCCCCCAGGAAGGGGAGGTCGACCAGCCAGGCGCTGAAGTGGATGTTCATGCGCTCGCGAGGGAAGTACTTGCTGTCGCTGGTGAACAGCTCCCGGCCGTCCACGGAGTAGGTGACCGATCCGTTCACGGCCGTGATCAGCAGGACGTGCCAGCCTTCGAGCTTGTCCTTCTGGGCCTTGGTGACCCGGTCGTTCTTCGTGCTGTTGCGCCAGCTCGTGGTGTCGAGCCTGGGACCCGGCGCACCCCATCCGCCGTTCGGCATGTACTCGTAGTCGAGCTCGCTGTACTGATCCGACTTGTGGTCGGGCGAGATCGCGAAGAAGGACTCGTTGATGTGATCGCCGTTGCGTCCGCTCGTGGGCTTGTCGCTGAAGTACACCCGGGCGGCGAGGGTGCCCGTGAAGAAGTACGGCTTGCTGGTCTGCAGTTCGGACTGCTGGGTGCCCTTCGCGGTCCCGTCGCTGGTGACCTGCAGCTGCAGTGACTGGCCCGCCTTGGCGGTCCCCTCGGCCGGGAAGCTGATGCCCGCGGTGGACCAGGTGTCCTTGATCCCCGGACCGCCCTGGCCGGTGCGGACCTGCCAGCCGTTGGAGGCGAGCGCGGGGTCGTCGGGGCCGGTGTAGGAGAAGTCGTCGAACATGACCCCCGCCGGCGGCGCGGCCGCGGCCGGTGCCCTCACGGAGAGCGGGCCCTGCCCCGCCGCCGCGTCGCTGCCCTTCGGCTCGTCACCCCAGACGTGCTTGCCGCCGAGGTACGCCGCCACCCGCTGGGACGGGGCGTAGTGGGTGGACTCGGCGTCGAACGAGAGGTCGTTCGCCTGGTTCAGCTCCTTGTGGTCGAGGCGGAAGAGCTGGAGCCCGATCCCCTGACTGGTCTTGCCCGGCTCCAGGCTGCCGGCCGCCGCCGTGAAGCCGATCTGGAGGTAGTGGCTGGACGTCGGACCGGAACCGGTCAGCATGCCTATCTTGGCGGTGACGTTCGAGCAGCCGAGAGCCGTCTGGACGCAATTGGAACCGTAAGCGGAAGCATCATCCGCAGAGAAGTAGTACCTAAGGGCCACGTCGCTCAAGGCCACGGTTCTCTTCGAATTGTTGATGACTTCCAACCACGGCTTGGCCGCAGCGCCCGTGGCCGGGGCGTCGGTCCGGTACCGGACCGTGAGGTCGGCGGACCCGTGAGAGTCAGTACCGGAACGCCATTTGGGATAGAGCACGAAGGCGCCACCGCCGACGGCCAGTGCGCCCACCAAGAGGAGCACTTTCAGTGCGTTCCAGCCTCGACGGCGAGGATTTCGGCTGGAACGGCTCACGGAAGCTCCTTGACGGGGTGGCATATTGAGCGCCATCGTAACCACGGTGTGTCATGGCTTGGAAGCCGCGGATAGGGCAGGAATGGGGCCCGATTTCCTTCGGCGTCGGGGCCGTGATTCAACCGTCAATTGTTCGGGGGGATCGGCAATGGGGCCGATCTGGAAGTGTTCTTCATCACTGCGCGGCGGGGATTCCGCACTCTTGGTGCCCACGTTGTCGGGTTTTGCCAGAGAGTAAAGACCCCGTGGTGCGCCGCCGACGCCCGCCGCACGTTGCGACCGGGCCGACTGACGCTGAGCGGTCGCATAGATGTGCAGTGCTTTCTGCGTGTGCTTTCACTCGGTCTCCACAGTGTGGAGGCCGAGTGATGTTGACTTGGGTGGGGGAGATAAATCTTGTCGGGCACTGTTGCGCGCGGTGAGCGTGCCGATGCGTCGCGCCGTGGGGGGCGCGGCGCCGCGATACGTCGTGGGCGCGGTGATGCGGCGCGTGCGTCGCGCAGTCGGCACCGGCGGGGCCGCGTCTCCCCCGAGGGGGTCGACAGCGCCGCTCTCTACGAGACCGTCGTCCTCGTTCCGGCCCGGAACGAGGAGGTCGGGGTGTTCACGTCCCTGCGGTCCCTGGCCGGCCAGAGCCGAACCCCCGACCTGATCATCGTGGTGGTCAACAACTCGACCGACCGGACCCTGGACTTCGCCCAGCAGTTCGC
Protein-coding sequences here:
- a CDS encoding MFS transporter, which codes for MSTETSKTAPDRENGPVPEERNDVAHDAPSSPADRRRWLALAIVMTAAFMDLVDVTIVNIAIRTMREDFGASTSAIQWITAGYALAFAAGLITGGRLGDIYGRKRVFLIGIAGFTAASLLCGIAANPDVLVMARLLQGGMAALMVPQVLAIIHVTFPPQERGKVFGMFGAIVGLAAVSGPLLGALLIEWDLFGLGWRPIFLINLPVGIMGVILGRKFIAESKAPKALRLDLVGVVLATLAMVLLIFPLTHGHENDWPLWGFVCMGAAPFVFAAFITYEKYKIKKDGSPLVELSLFKVKSFAGGIAVQLTFGIATGIFFLVWTMYMQMGLGWSVLRAGLTGIPFSIAVSVAAGLSVEKLVPRFGRKVLQAGALVMAAGLLLYIWESQHYGMEIAPWQMAAPLIVMGVGMGLIVAPLNDTVLSEVPREHAGSASGLINTTGQMGNALGLALTSVVFFGLIDDDMVFGPPYVEAFRGALWWVVAVLFVIFAVMFVLPRRALPMEEREGAAEHAGRTPEKVPAG
- a CDS encoding cellulose binding domain-containing protein codes for the protein MSRSSRNPRRRGWNALKVLLLVGALAVGGGAFVLYPKWRSGTDSHGSADLTVRYRTDAPATGAAAKPWLEVINNSKRTVALSDVALRYYFSADDASAYGSNCVQTALGCSNVTAKIGMLTGSGPTSSHYLQIGFTAAAGSLEPGKTSQGIGLQLFRLDHKELNQANDLSFDAESTHYAPSQRVAAYLGGKHVWGDEPKGSDAAAGQGPLSVRAPAAAAPPAGVMFDDFSYTGPDDPALASNGWQVRTGQGGPGIKDTWSTAGISFPAEGTAKAGQSLQLQVTSDGTAKGTQQSELQTSKPYFFTGTLAARVYFSDKPTSGRNGDHINESFFAISPDHKSDQYSELDYEYMPNGGWGAPGPRLDTTSWRNSTKNDRVTKAQKDKLEGWHVLLITAVNGSVTYSVDGRELFTSDSKYFPRERMNIHFSAWLVDLPFLGARTWDMRVDWLYYQADKAVPTAEVEKAVKGFSANGTAYVNTVALPKS